Proteins encoded in a region of the Acidobacteriota bacterium genome:
- a CDS encoding PIN domain nuclease, producing MRGFVLVRALFVCVVVYAAVQIQPLVGHAVLNGALGLAFALAIVAAETRMRDAAVTQVLGGLLGFGVMLMVATTLSGALFWANTGETKVRFLHSLIIIVLPYLGLMFGARKGEWLQPSKLVSLFRDARPQKRYKILDTSVIIDGRIAEVAESGFLDGTLVVPQFVLRELQFVADSSDPLKRNRGRRGLDILNRIQKMAGVEVLISDIDFPAVKEVDMKLIELARTMLGKIVTQDFNLNKVAQLRGVEVLNINDLTHALKPVVLPGEMMSVFIIKEGKEFNQGVAYLDDGTMVVVDNARSRIGRNLDIVVTSVLQTTAGRMIFGRHLDGPAAAVDRDDTVKRPRPAAEA from the coding sequence ATGCGCGGTTTCGTGCTCGTGCGGGCCCTCTTCGTGTGCGTGGTCGTCTATGCGGCCGTCCAGATCCAGCCTCTGGTGGGCCACGCCGTGCTCAACGGCGCCCTGGGGCTCGCGTTTGCCCTCGCGATCGTCGCGGCCGAAACCCGGATGCGCGACGCCGCCGTCACGCAGGTGCTGGGCGGTCTGCTGGGTTTTGGCGTGATGCTCATGGTGGCCACCACACTGAGCGGCGCCCTCTTCTGGGCCAACACTGGCGAAACCAAGGTGCGCTTCCTGCACAGCCTGATCATCATCGTGTTGCCCTATCTGGGCCTGATGTTCGGCGCGCGCAAGGGCGAGTGGCTGCAGCCCTCCAAGCTGGTCAGCCTGTTTCGAGACGCCCGCCCCCAGAAGCGCTACAAGATTCTCGACACCAGCGTCATCATCGACGGCCGTATTGCCGAGGTGGCCGAAAGTGGTTTCCTCGATGGCACCCTGGTGGTGCCGCAGTTTGTCCTCAGGGAACTGCAGTTTGTGGCCGACTCGTCCGACCCGCTCAAGCGCAATCGCGGCCGGCGCGGGCTCGACATCCTCAATCGCATCCAGAAGATGGCGGGTGTGGAAGTCTTGATCTCGGACATCGACTTTCCTGCGGTCAAGGAAGTCGACATGAAGCTGATTGAGCTGGCCCGCACCATGCTGGGCAAGATCGTCACGCAGGACTTCAATCTCAACAAGGTGGCGCAGTTGCGCGGCGTCGAGGTCTTGAACATCAACGATCTGACGCACGCGCTCAAGCCCGTGGTGCTTCCCGGCGAAATGATGTCGGTGTTCATCATCAAGGAAGGCAAGGAATTTAATCAGGGCGTGGCCTACCTCGACGATGGAACCATGGTGGTGGTGGATAACGCCAGGAGCCGCATCGGCCGCAACCTCGACATCGTGGTGACGAGCGTCCTTCAGACCACCGCCGGCCGCATGATTTTTGGCCGGCATCTGGATGGACCGGCCGCCGCTGTGGACCGCGACGACACCGTGAAACGCCCACGCCCTGCCGCCGAGGCGTAG
- the dnaB gene encoding replicative DNA helicase, translating into MAERTLPHNLEAEKSVLGAILINNHAFNQAAEVIDSQDFFRDAHRRIFEKMVTLTDRNEPVDMVTLRDELTRSGELDEVGGPAYVSALTDGVPRSANVEYYAKIVKEKSTLRRLIQSSNEVLARAYDAEEDADTLLDEAERSIFSIAEGRMRSGFVKLSELVAGGYDMLEALQANRGLVTGVPSGFVDLDEMTSGFQKSDLVIVAARPSMGKTSFVLNIALNCAMEANKTVGIFSLEMSKEQLFMRMLTSEARVDAHRFRGGFLGEQDYDKLNVAFARLHEAKVFVDDTASAGILEMRAKSRRLKLEHGLDMLIIDYLQLMQGRGKFDNRQQELASISRSLKILAKELEIPILALSQLSRATETRADHRPQLSDLRESGALEQDADVVMFIYREEMYQQGEEERRPEADGVAEIIIGKQRNGPIGSVNLAFLKQYTRFENLQSGSRG; encoded by the coding sequence ATGGCCGAAAGAACTCTTCCGCACAATCTTGAGGCCGAGAAGAGCGTCCTTGGCGCCATCCTGATCAACAACCACGCCTTTAACCAGGCCGCCGAAGTGATCGATTCGCAGGACTTCTTCCGCGATGCGCATCGCCGCATCTTCGAGAAGATGGTCACGCTCACCGATCGCAACGAGCCCGTCGACATGGTCACGCTCAGGGACGAGCTGACGCGCAGCGGCGAGCTTGATGAGGTGGGCGGCCCGGCGTACGTGAGTGCGTTGACCGACGGCGTGCCGCGATCGGCCAACGTCGAGTACTACGCGAAGATCGTCAAGGAAAAATCCACGCTGCGCCGGCTGATCCAGTCGTCGAACGAGGTGTTGGCGCGCGCGTACGACGCCGAAGAAGACGCCGACACCCTGCTCGACGAGGCGGAGCGGTCGATTTTTTCCATCGCCGAAGGCCGGATGCGGTCGGGGTTCGTGAAGCTGAGCGAACTGGTCGCCGGCGGCTACGACATGCTCGAGGCGCTGCAGGCCAATCGCGGGCTTGTGACCGGCGTGCCCAGTGGGTTTGTGGATCTCGACGAGATGACGTCAGGCTTCCAGAAGTCCGACCTGGTCATCGTGGCTGCGCGGCCCTCGATGGGCAAGACCAGCTTCGTGCTCAATATCGCGCTCAACTGTGCGATGGAGGCGAACAAGACCGTCGGCATCTTCAGCCTGGAAATGTCGAAGGAACAGTTGTTCATGCGCATGCTGACGTCGGAAGCCCGCGTGGATGCGCATCGCTTCCGGGGTGGCTTTCTCGGCGAACAGGACTACGACAAGCTCAACGTCGCGTTTGCGCGGCTGCACGAAGCGAAGGTGTTCGTGGACGATACCGCGTCGGCCGGCATCCTCGAGATGCGCGCCAAATCGCGCCGCCTCAAACTCGAGCATGGCCTGGACATGCTGATCATCGACTACCTCCAGCTGATGCAGGGGCGCGGCAAATTCGACAATCGCCAACAGGAACTGGCGTCCATTTCCCGGTCGTTGAAGATCCTGGCCAAGGAGCTCGAGATTCCCATCCTCGCCTTGTCGCAGTTGAGCCGCGCCACCGAGACGCGCGCCGACCATCGTCCGCAGCTGTCGGACCTGCGCGAATCAGGCGCCCTTGAACAGGACGCCGACGTCGTCATGTTCATCTACCGCGAGGAAATGTACCAGCAGGGCGAAGAAGAGCGTCGGCCGGAGGCGGACGGCGTGGCCGAGATCATCATCGGCAAGCAGCGCAATGGACCCATCGGGTCTGTGAACCTCGCGTTTCTCAAGCAGTACACCCGGTTCGAAAACCTGCAGTCCGGGTCTCGGGGATAA
- a CDS encoding 30S ribosomal protein S18: protein MNDYDKDSRGGGGRGGAKGAAKGKDDKAGRRGGFFRRRRVCKFCVEKIDYVSYKDVKVLTPFIPERGKIQPRRISGTCAKHQRALQVAIKRARTLALIPYVTD, encoded by the coding sequence ATGAACGACTACGACAAGGACTCACGTGGTGGTGGTGGACGCGGCGGTGCCAAGGGCGCGGCCAAGGGCAAGGACGACAAGGCCGGCCGGCGTGGTGGATTTTTCCGCCGGCGCCGGGTCTGCAAGTTCTGCGTCGAGAAGATCGACTACGTCTCGTACAAGGACGTCAAGGTGCTGACGCCGTTCATTCCCGAACGCGGCAAGATTCAGCCGCGCCGTATTTCCGGTACCTGCGCCAAGCACCAGCGGGCGCTGCAGGTGGCCATCAAGCGCGCGCGGACGCTCGCGCTGATTCCGTACGTCACGGACTAG
- the nusG gene encoding transcription termination/antitermination protein NusG, with translation MTDVKTKQWYIIHTYSGFENKVRESLEQRVQAYGLQDEIGEVLIPTEDIVERRAGKEVKSSRRFFPGYILVDMHMSDNAWHVVKNTPKVTGFVGAGAKPMPLTREEVDQILHQVTVAAEKPKPKYSFEKGDQVRINEGPFASFNGVVDEVNTDRNTLKVMVTIFGRATPVELDFLQVEKF, from the coding sequence ATGACGGACGTCAAGACCAAGCAGTGGTACATCATCCACACCTACTCGGGCTTCGAGAACAAGGTGCGGGAATCGCTCGAGCAGCGCGTGCAGGCGTACGGCCTGCAGGACGAAATCGGTGAAGTGCTGATTCCGACCGAGGACATCGTGGAACGGCGAGCCGGCAAGGAAGTGAAGAGCTCGCGCCGGTTCTTCCCGGGGTACATCCTCGTGGACATGCACATGTCCGACAACGCCTGGCACGTGGTGAAGAACACGCCGAAGGTGACCGGGTTTGTCGGCGCCGGGGCCAAGCCGATGCCGCTGACGCGTGAGGAGGTTGACCAGATCCTGCATCAGGTGACGGTGGCCGCCGAGAAGCCGAAGCCCAAGTATTCGTTCGAGAAGGGCGATCAGGTGCGGATCAACGAAGGCCCGTTCGCCAGCTTCAACGGCGTCGTGGACGAAGTGAATACCGATCGCAACACCCTGAAGGTCATGGTCACGATCTTCGGTCGCGCGACACCTGTGGAACTGGATTTCCTCCAGGTCGAGAAGTTCTAG
- the tuf gene encoding elongation factor Tu, which yields MAKEKFDRSKPHVNVGTIGHIDHGKTTLTAALTKVAADKGWAKFVPYDEVAKASESQGRRDDTKILTIATSHVEYGTPNRHYAHVDCPGHADYIKNMITGAAQMDGGILVVSAVDGPMPQTREHVLLAKQVNVPYLVVALNKVDAVDDSELLDLVELEVRELLTSYGFPGDDLPVVRVSALGALNGDPAGVESVLKLMEALDTYIPIPERETDKPFLMPIEDVFSISGRGTVVTGRIERGTVKVGEEVEIIGFTPTTKKVVTGVEMFRKLLDSGVAGDNVGILLRGVEKDDVERGQVLAKPGSILPHTKFKAEVYILSKDEGGRHTPFFNGYRPQFYIRTTDVTGTLNLPEGVEMVMPGDSTTITGELMAPVAIEKGSRFAIREGGRTVGAGTITDIIA from the coding sequence ATGGCGAAGGAGAAGTTCGATCGTTCAAAGCCGCACGTGAACGTGGGCACCATCGGTCACATTGACCATGGCAAGACCACCCTGACGGCGGCGCTGACCAAGGTGGCGGCCGACAAGGGTTGGGCGAAGTTTGTGCCTTACGACGAAGTGGCCAAGGCGTCGGAATCGCAGGGTCGTCGTGACGACACGAAGATCCTGACCATTGCGACCAGTCACGTCGAATACGGCACGCCGAATCGGCACTATGCCCACGTGGACTGCCCGGGGCACGCCGACTACATCAAGAACATGATCACGGGCGCCGCGCAGATGGACGGCGGCATTCTGGTGGTCAGCGCGGTTGACGGCCCCATGCCGCAGACGCGTGAGCACGTGTTGCTGGCCAAGCAGGTCAACGTGCCGTACCTCGTGGTCGCCCTCAACAAGGTCGACGCGGTGGACGACTCCGAACTGCTCGACCTGGTCGAACTCGAAGTGCGTGAGCTGCTCACGAGCTACGGGTTCCCCGGCGACGATCTTCCGGTGGTCCGTGTGTCGGCGCTCGGCGCGCTCAACGGTGACCCGGCGGGCGTCGAGTCGGTGCTCAAGCTCATGGAAGCGCTCGACACCTACATTCCGATCCCGGAGCGTGAAACCGACAAGCCGTTCCTGATGCCGATCGAAGACGTGTTCTCGATCTCGGGTCGTGGCACGGTCGTCACCGGCCGCATCGAGCGTGGCACGGTCAAGGTGGGCGAGGAAGTCGAGATCATCGGCTTCACCCCGACCACGAAGAAGGTGGTCACGGGCGTTGAAATGTTCCGCAAGCTGCTCGATTCGGGCGTGGCGGGCGACAACGTCGGCATCCTCCTGCGCGGTGTGGAAAAAGACGACGTCGAGCGCGGCCAGGTGTTGGCCAAGCCCGGCTCGATCCTGCCGCACACGAAGTTCAAGGCCGAGGTGTACATCCTGTCGAAAGACGAAGGTGGCCGCCACACGCCGTTCTTCAACGGCTATCGTCCCCAGTTCTACATCCGCACCACGGACGTGACCGGGACGTTGAACCTGCCCGAAGGCGTCGAAATGGTGATGCCTGGCGACAGCACGACGATCACGGGTGAACTGATGGCGCCGGTGGCCATTGAAAAGGGCAGCCGGTTCGCGATTCGTGAAGGCGGCCGCACGGTGGGCGCCGGCACGATCACGGACATCATCGCGTAA
- the rlmB gene encoding 23S rRNA (guanosine(2251)-2'-O)-methyltransferase RlmB, whose product MPLIYGIHAVGEALKARRVSRLVHVRGAGARVDTLIARAHELRIPVETVDRQALEKMARGGVHQGVAADLEALAAYTIEELVQQAEGPPLLVVLDSIEDPQNVGAILRSVDGAGCHGVIRQARHAAPLDGATARASAGAVNHVKIATVVNIARSLETLKTLGVWTVGLDGEAGDTYDSLDYTIPTAFVVGAEGEGLRRLVRETCDRLVKIPMGGLVESLNVSVATGVALFEAARQRRSRT is encoded by the coding sequence ATGCCCTTGATCTATGGAATCCACGCCGTGGGAGAAGCGCTGAAGGCTCGGCGCGTGTCCCGACTGGTCCATGTCCGTGGGGCGGGCGCGCGGGTTGATACGTTGATTGCCCGGGCCCACGAATTGCGGATCCCGGTTGAGACCGTGGATCGCCAGGCGCTCGAGAAGATGGCCCGCGGCGGCGTGCACCAGGGCGTGGCAGCCGATCTTGAGGCGCTGGCCGCGTACACCATCGAAGAACTGGTGCAGCAGGCCGAGGGGCCGCCGCTGTTGGTGGTGCTCGACAGCATCGAAGACCCGCAAAACGTGGGAGCGATCCTGCGGTCGGTGGATGGTGCCGGCTGCCATGGCGTGATCCGGCAGGCGCGGCATGCGGCGCCCCTGGATGGCGCCACGGCGCGTGCGTCGGCGGGTGCCGTGAATCACGTGAAAATTGCGACCGTGGTGAACATTGCCCGGTCGCTCGAGACCCTGAAAACACTGGGGGTCTGGACGGTGGGGCTGGACGGTGAGGCGGGTGATACCTACGACTCGCTGGACTACACCATACCCACCGCGTTTGTGGTGGGGGCCGAGGGTGAAGGACTGCGCCGGTTGGTACGGGAAACGTGCGACCGGCTGGTCAAGATCCCGATGGGCGGGCTGGTCGAGAGCTTGAACGTGTCGGTGGCCACCGGGGTGGCCCTGTTTGAGGCGGCCCGGCAGCGTCGGAGCCGTACTTAG
- the alr gene encoding alanine racemase yields the protein MATVHLEALQHNLKQISALVLTSSRADVRTEHTSTAPQHNSTEAQQHGGHGAPSIIAVVKANAYGHGAAQVALTLEAAGAAMFACADLEEGVALREAGVTRPILVFGALSVSDLSHVFTHALTPTVSTPSAARALEADAAARGVTIGCHLKIDTGMNRLGFRHDNLGRTIPAVLSMPHLRIEAVYTHFATADQPESPWMEEQRQRFDRSLAALGAMGLRGVLRHAANSAALLRDARTWYDAVRPGLLLYGMVPPPLAAANLDLRPALSLTSRIVAVKGLRPGEGTGYGMSWQEDRPRSIAIVPAGYADGLDTRLAGRGHVLVRGKRRQVVGSICMDMMMVDVTGEDVSPGDEVVLIGCQGDQEITVREIAGAIGTIPWEVVCRLGSRIQRVSS from the coding sequence GTGGCCACCGTGCACCTCGAAGCCCTGCAGCACAATCTCAAGCAGATCAGTGCTCTCGTGCTGACGAGCTCTCGTGCTGACGTGCGCACAGAGCACACCAGCACTGCACCCCAGCACAACAGCACAGAAGCACAGCAGCACGGAGGCCACGGCGCTCCGTCAATAATCGCTGTGGTGAAGGCGAATGCGTATGGCCACGGTGCGGCGCAGGTGGCGCTGACGCTTGAGGCCGCCGGCGCCGCCATGTTCGCGTGCGCGGACCTCGAGGAAGGTGTGGCGCTGCGCGAGGCGGGCGTGACGCGGCCGATTCTGGTGTTCGGCGCACTCAGCGTAAGCGACTTGTCTCATGTGTTCACCCACGCGCTCACGCCCACGGTGTCTACGCCATCTGCGGCGCGTGCGCTTGAGGCGGACGCGGCTGCCCGCGGCGTGACGATCGGGTGTCACCTCAAGATCGACACGGGCATGAATCGTCTCGGGTTCAGGCACGACAACCTCGGCCGGACCATTCCGGCGGTGCTCTCTATGCCGCACCTGCGGATCGAGGCCGTGTATACCCACTTCGCCACCGCAGACCAACCTGAGTCGCCGTGGATGGAAGAGCAGCGACAGCGCTTCGATCGATCGCTTGCGGCACTGGGCGCCATGGGCCTGCGCGGTGTGTTGCGACACGCGGCGAATTCGGCCGCGCTCTTGCGTGATGCGAGGACGTGGTACGACGCCGTCCGCCCGGGCCTGCTGCTCTACGGCATGGTGCCGCCACCGCTTGCGGCCGCGAACCTGGACCTGAGACCTGCCCTGTCACTGACCAGCCGTATTGTGGCGGTCAAGGGCCTGCGGCCCGGAGAGGGCACGGGATACGGAATGTCATGGCAGGAGGATCGGCCACGCAGCATCGCCATTGTGCCGGCCGGGTATGCCGACGGCCTCGATACGCGCCTCGCCGGCCGTGGCCATGTGCTGGTGCGGGGCAAGCGCCGGCAGGTGGTGGGCTCGATCTGCATGGACATGATGATGGTGGATGTGACCGGAGAAGACGTGTCACCTGGTGATGAAGTGGTGTTGATCGGCTGCCAGGGTGATCAGGAGATCACGGTCAGGGAAATTGCCGGCGCCATCGGCACCATTCCCTGGGAAGTGGTGTGCCGCCTGGGCAGCCGCATTCAGCGCGTGTCGTCATGA
- the secE gene encoding preprotein translocase subunit SecE, with translation MGGNAAMADNNKELVEQGGGRIARARRFLSEVKNELARVSWPARREVWATTLVVIIVSSLFGIYLYAVDLGISAGVRWVFARFGG, from the coding sequence GTGGGTGGTAACGCAGCGATGGCGGACAACAACAAGGAACTGGTCGAGCAAGGCGGCGGACGGATCGCCCGGGCGCGCCGGTTTCTGTCTGAGGTCAAGAACGAACTGGCACGGGTGAGCTGGCCGGCTCGCCGCGAAGTGTGGGCCACCACACTCGTGGTGATCATTGTCTCTTCCCTGTTTGGTATTTACCTGTACGCGGTCGACCTGGGCATTTCGGCAGGCGTCCGGTGGGTCTTCGCACGGTTCGGTGGCTAA
- a CDS encoding glutamate--tRNA ligase yields MTPAPMRLRFAPSPTGLLHVGNARTALFNWLLARGQGGTFVLRVEDTDVERSTRASEDGIKDDLRWLGLTWDEGPDVGGPYPPYRQSERMDRYRLAADRLIAAGRAYYCFCSADQLEQERAAALAAGLPPKYSGRCRTLDPQDVARRRAGGEAAALRFAVPADRDVTFPDVVRGDVTFHTSVIGDPVIVRSDGGPAYNFAVVVDDAEMAITHVIRGEDHISNTPRQVLIYEALGWTPPTFAHLSLVLGPDHAPLSKRHGATSVAEFRARGYLPEALINYLALLGWSPGDGEELMAADEMARRFNLSRVSHSSAVFDTEKLAWINRHYMKQSAPAHLASLVAPWFVSAGFMAGSHPEALEAIEAVLPMAVGAVDRLEEVPARVSFVFAWDAAAAAQLVAAELDGAKIVRVFADAIADVGPLTKESFRAAATKTREATGVKGRALFHPIRVAMTGWESGPELDLALPAIDRVAGLLPGVPGCAARARRLAD; encoded by the coding sequence CTGACGCCCGCACCGATGCGGCTGCGTTTTGCGCCGAGTCCGACGGGACTGCTGCACGTCGGGAACGCCCGCACGGCGCTGTTCAATTGGCTGCTCGCGCGTGGCCAGGGTGGCACGTTCGTGCTGCGGGTGGAGGACACCGACGTGGAGCGGTCCACGCGTGCGTCCGAAGACGGCATCAAGGACGATCTGCGCTGGCTCGGATTGACATGGGATGAGGGCCCGGATGTGGGCGGACCGTATCCGCCGTATCGTCAGTCCGAGCGGATGGACCGGTACCGTCTCGCGGCCGATCGGCTCATTGCCGCAGGGCGCGCGTACTACTGCTTCTGCAGCGCCGACCAACTGGAGCAGGAGCGGGCCGCCGCTCTCGCCGCCGGCCTGCCGCCCAAGTACTCGGGCCGTTGCCGGACGCTCGACCCTCAGGATGTGGCGCGCCGGCGCGCGGGCGGTGAAGCCGCCGCGCTGCGCTTCGCCGTGCCCGCCGATCGCGACGTGACGTTTCCCGACGTGGTGCGTGGCGACGTGACGTTCCACACAAGCGTCATCGGCGATCCCGTGATCGTGAGGTCTGACGGCGGCCCGGCGTACAACTTCGCCGTCGTGGTGGACGATGCGGAGATGGCGATTACGCATGTCATTCGGGGTGAGGATCACATCTCGAATACGCCGCGGCAGGTGTTGATTTATGAGGCGCTCGGGTGGACGCCTCCGACGTTCGCGCATCTATCGCTGGTGCTGGGGCCAGACCACGCGCCGCTGTCGAAGCGCCATGGCGCAACCAGCGTGGCCGAGTTCCGCGCGCGCGGGTACTTGCCCGAGGCGCTGATTAACTATCTGGCGCTGCTCGGCTGGTCGCCTGGCGACGGGGAAGAGTTGATGGCGGCCGACGAGATGGCGCGCCGGTTTAATCTGTCGCGCGTCAGTCACAGTTCCGCGGTGTTCGACACCGAGAAGCTGGCGTGGATCAACCGGCACTACATGAAGCAGTCGGCTCCCGCGCACCTCGCGTCGCTCGTGGCGCCGTGGTTTGTGTCGGCTGGGTTTATGGCGGGCAGCCACCCGGAGGCGCTTGAGGCGATCGAAGCCGTGTTGCCGATGGCCGTGGGGGCCGTTGACCGGCTGGAGGAAGTGCCGGCGCGCGTGTCGTTTGTGTTCGCGTGGGACGCGGCCGCCGCCGCACAACTTGTGGCCGCCGAACTCGATGGCGCAAAGATCGTGCGCGTGTTCGCCGATGCCATCGCAGACGTAGGGCCGCTGACGAAGGAGTCGTTCAGGGCCGCCGCGACGAAGACCCGTGAGGCCACCGGCGTCAAAGGCCGCGCCCTGTTTCACCCCATTCGCGTCGCCATGACCGGCTGGGAGTCTGGCCCGGAACTCGACCTGGCCCTGCCCGCCATTGATCGGGTCGCGGGCCTGCTCCCCGGTGTGCCAGGCTGCGCGGCCCGCGCTCGGAGATTGGCAGACTAA
- the rpmG gene encoding 50S ribosomal protein L33 produces the protein MMREIVTLACTECKRRNYSTTKNRKKSSDRLEFNKFCRFCRKHTGHKESK, from the coding sequence GTGATGCGGGAAATCGTGACGCTGGCGTGCACCGAGTGCAAGCGCCGCAACTACAGCACGACGAAGAACCGGAAGAAGAGTTCGGATCGTCTGGAGTTCAACAAGTTCTGCCGGTTCTGTCGCAAGCACACAGGACATAAAGAGTCTAAGTAA
- a CDS encoding 50S ribosomal protein L9, which yields MATEVILRQYVEHLGNRGEVVKVADGYARNFLLPRKLALRVTEENKKQIERERAKAEAQENDERAAAQALAAALAAADISIARRVGEHDTLYGSVTTGDIAEALSARQITVDRRKIVLAEPLKTIGEHVVTIKLHRDVPATLTVKIVPAQAAG from the coding sequence ATGGCAACGGAAGTCATTCTGAGACAGTACGTGGAACACCTCGGCAATCGAGGCGAGGTGGTCAAGGTCGCTGACGGCTACGCGCGCAATTTTCTGCTGCCGCGCAAGCTGGCGTTGCGGGTGACCGAGGAAAACAAGAAGCAGATCGAGCGTGAGCGCGCGAAGGCCGAGGCGCAGGAGAACGACGAGCGCGCGGCGGCTCAGGCGCTGGCGGCGGCACTGGCCGCAGCCGACATCTCGATCGCACGTCGCGTGGGCGAACACGACACGCTTTACGGGTCTGTGACGACTGGTGACATTGCCGAAGCGCTCAGCGCCCGGCAGATCACTGTCGATCGGCGGAAGATCGTGCTCGCCGAGCCGCTCAAGACGATCGGCGAACACGTGGTGACCATCAAACTGCACCGCGACGTCCCCGCGACGTTGACAGTGAAGATCGTTCCGGCCCAGGCCGCAGGCTAG
- the rplK gene encoding 50S ribosomal protein L11 — protein sequence MAKKVTAQVKLQIAAGKATPAPPVGTALGPHGVNIMDFCKNFNAKTAAQDGLIIPAVVTIYSDRSYTFILKTPPAAILLKRAANIAKGSGVPNKNKVGTVTAKQVEEIAKIKLPDLNTDTLASAVRSVAGTARSMGLDVVG from the coding sequence ATGGCGAAGAAAGTCACAGCACAAGTCAAACTCCAGATTGCCGCCGGCAAGGCGACCCCCGCGCCCCCCGTGGGCACGGCGCTGGGTCCTCATGGCGTGAACATCATGGACTTCTGCAAGAACTTCAACGCGAAGACGGCCGCGCAGGACGGGCTGATCATTCCGGCCGTGGTCACGATCTATTCCGACCGGTCGTACACGTTCATCCTGAAGACGCCGCCCGCCGCGATTCTGCTCAAGCGCGCCGCGAACATCGCGAAAGGGTCGGGCGTGCCCAACAAGAACAAGGTGGGCACGGTCACCGCGAAGCAGGTGGAAGAGATTGCCAAGATCAAGCTGCCCGACCTGAACACCGACACGCTGGCCTCGGCCGTGCGCTCGGTCGCAGGCACGGCGCGCTCGATGGGCCTGGACGTTGTGGGCTGA
- the radA gene encoding DNA repair protein RadA, with translation MKSVFACQSCGAQAPKWLGRCSDCGAWNSFVEETVEKPGKVTERKGAAEPLGGGKATRYADVDAVVSTRFSSGISEFDRVLGGGIVPGSLVLLGGEPGIGKSTLLLQAAAAFARDTGPVLYASGEESEHQVKMRGERLGVGDAPLFLLAETCIERILEEVDRVRPALLIVDSIQTVFSLKMASAPGSVGQVRQAATDLLFTAKGRNLPVFVVGHVTKDGSLAGPKVLEHVVDTVLYFEGDRHHAHRVVRAVKNRFGAISELGVFEMTGQGLKAVPNPSAMFLAERPENVPGSAVLCCLEGSRPILVEVQALVGTSTLGNARRTVSGLDPTRLSLLLAVLDKRAGLNLATDDVYVNVAGGMTVDEPAADLAILAAVASSLRNRPLHPHTVVFGEVGLAGEVRATSQAPLRLREAAQLGFTRCVVPEGNAAPGDGPKGMEVVGVRTIGEALDALM, from the coding sequence ATGAAATCTGTTTTTGCCTGCCAGTCGTGCGGTGCACAGGCGCCCAAGTGGCTCGGGCGTTGTTCCGATTGCGGCGCCTGGAATTCGTTCGTCGAAGAAACCGTCGAAAAGCCGGGTAAGGTCACCGAGCGCAAAGGCGCCGCCGAGCCGCTTGGCGGCGGCAAAGCCACGCGCTACGCGGACGTGGACGCGGTGGTCTCCACGCGATTCTCGAGCGGAATCAGCGAGTTCGATCGGGTGCTCGGCGGCGGCATTGTGCCCGGCTCGCTGGTGCTTCTCGGTGGTGAACCGGGCATTGGCAAGTCCACACTGCTGTTGCAGGCTGCGGCGGCGTTTGCGCGTGACACCGGTCCGGTGCTGTACGCCTCGGGCGAGGAATCAGAGCATCAGGTGAAGATGCGTGGCGAGCGGCTCGGCGTCGGTGATGCGCCGCTGTTCCTGCTCGCCGAGACGTGTATCGAGCGAATCCTCGAGGAAGTGGATCGCGTGCGGCCGGCCCTGTTGATCGTGGACTCCATCCAGACCGTGTTCTCGCTCAAGATGGCCTCCGCGCCAGGCAGCGTCGGGCAGGTGCGGCAGGCGGCCACCGACCTGCTCTTTACGGCGAAGGGCCGCAACCTCCCTGTGTTCGTCGTGGGCCACGTCACGAAAGACGGGTCGTTGGCCGGGCCCAAAGTGCTCGAGCACGTGGTGGATACCGTCCTGTACTTCGAGGGCGACCGTCATCATGCGCATCGCGTGGTGCGTGCGGTCAAGAATCGATTCGGCGCCATCAGCGAACTCGGCGTCTTCGAGATGACGGGGCAGGGCCTGAAGGCGGTCCCGAATCCGTCGGCGATGTTTCTCGCGGAGCGGCCCGAAAACGTCCCAGGTTCAGCGGTCCTGTGCTGTCTGGAAGGATCACGGCCGATTCTTGTCGAGGTGCAGGCACTGGTCGGCACATCCACCCTCGGCAATGCGCGCCGAACCGTCAGTGGCCTGGACCCGACGCGGCTCTCACTCCTGCTGGCTGTGCTCGACAAGCGGGCCGGACTGAACCTGGCGACCGACGATGTGTATGTGAACGTCGCCGGGGGGATGACGGTTGACGAGCCCGCCGCGGACCTGGCGATCCTGGCGGCCGTGGCCTCAAGCCTGCGCAACCGGCCGCTGCATCCCCACACGGTGGTGTTTGGCGAAGTCGGGCTGGCGGGCGAGGTCCGTGCCACGTCCCAGGCGCCTCTCCGGCTCAGGGAGGCGGCGCAACTGGGTTTCACACGCTGTGTGGTGCCGGAAGGGAACGCCGCGCCAGGCGACGGCCCGAAAGGCATGGAGGTGGTGGGCGTCCGCACGATTGGCGAAGCGCTCGACGCCTTGATGTAA